The Vallitalea okinawensis genome window below encodes:
- a CDS encoding radical SAM protein has product MDGIKLFNNAISKNLMENRKFLAGRSNYLKAYAKVAAKLKRQEKIRTELVESDDLTVPPILITSVTNDCNLTCAGCYACTQNRVKEDEMTVEDIDRIVQEGIDLGVSIVMIAGGEPLIKKNILDIPKKYSDTLFVMFTNGLLVDDKKIEQLKNIKNLVLAFSLEGDEEATDARRGKGVYNNVMSVMEKLDENKIVFGSSITLTSQNFDMVINDTYLCNLEKRGCRAVFFIEYVPCNGDKELCLSLKQKEDLITQMKTMSKNYSMLAIPLPGDEEYFGGCLAAGRGFLHISSTGNLEACPFAPISDVSLKEVSLKVALKSRMLQKIRENHHLLTEAEGGCALYENRRLIDEFIC; this is encoded by the coding sequence ATGGATGGTATAAAACTGTTTAACAATGCAATAAGTAAAAATTTAATGGAGAATAGAAAATTTTTAGCAGGTAGATCTAATTATTTAAAAGCATACGCAAAAGTTGCTGCAAAACTGAAGCGACAAGAAAAAATAAGAACTGAACTAGTAGAAAGTGATGATCTTACTGTACCACCAATACTGATTACGAGTGTTACAAATGATTGTAACTTAACCTGTGCAGGTTGTTATGCTTGTACTCAGAATAGAGTCAAAGAAGATGAAATGACTGTAGAAGATATAGATCGTATAGTCCAAGAAGGAATCGATTTAGGTGTAAGTATTGTCATGATAGCTGGTGGGGAGCCACTAATTAAGAAAAACATTTTAGATATTCCTAAAAAATATTCTGATACACTCTTTGTCATGTTTACAAATGGACTGCTAGTTGATGATAAAAAAATAGAACAATTGAAAAACATTAAAAACTTAGTATTAGCATTCAGTTTAGAAGGTGATGAAGAAGCTACAGATGCAAGACGTGGTAAAGGTGTATACAATAATGTTATGTCAGTTATGGAGAAGCTTGATGAAAACAAAATAGTATTTGGTTCTTCAATTACATTAACCAGTCAGAATTTTGACATGGTTATTAATGATACTTATCTATGCAATCTAGAAAAAAGAGGTTGTAGAGCAGTATTCTTTATCGAGTATGTACCCTGTAATGGCGATAAAGAGTTATGTCTAAGTCTAAAACAAAAAGAAGATTTGATTACACAGATGAAAACGATGAGTAAAAACTACTCTATGTTAGCTATTCCTTTACCGGGAGACGAGGAATACTTTGGTGGATGTTTAGCGGCAGGTAGAGGGTTTTTACATATAAGTAGTACTGGTAATTTAGAGGCGTGCCCTTTTGCTCCAATTTCTGATGTGAGTTTAAAAGAGGTATCTTTGAAAGTTGCATTAAAATCTAGAATGCTCCAAAAAATAAGAGAAAATCATCATCTGTTAACAGAAGCAGAAGGTGGTTGTGCGTTATATGAAAATAGAAGATTAATAGATGAGTTTATTTGCTAA
- a CDS encoding 2Fe-2S iron-sulfur cluster-binding protein, translating to MKGNVVTLTSNNRETILKIAKEQNIKIKSFCKRGICGRCLVKVIDGNVSRPTEKEIKKIGQSGIKEGYRLACQTQFSGRLKLEV from the coding sequence ATGAAAGGTAATGTTGTGACGTTAACAAGTAATAATAGAGAGACTATATTAAAAATTGCTAAAGAGCAAAACATAAAAATTAAATCATTCTGTAAAAGAGGGATATGTGGTAGATGTTTAGTAAAAGTAATAGATGGCAATGTATCTCGACCGACAGAAAAAGAAATTAAAAAAATAGGGCAATCGGGTATAAAAGAAGGTTATAGATTAGCGTGTCAAACTCAATTTTCTGGTAGGCTAAAGTTAGAAGTATAG
- a CDS encoding EFR1 family ferrodoxin (N-terminal region resembles flavodoxins. C-terminal ferrodoxin region binds two 4Fe-4S clusters.), whose protein sequence is MKVHLVYFSPGGTTKKTVKNIAKGIKNVEVIEHDMLRRENREKTYNFTKNDLIIIGMPTASKLFGLPSEIISSLNGNDTPFVGAVTCGNGYFGKGLIVLKKAMEARGFKMVAGGGFIGQYSFTSKVATGRPDVKDEKVQIKFGEDIYRKVVVRKDYSFNTKLKIDWPDEGTFSTIKCALISAAPGIGGKLPYSMNELSVSDACIKCRKCVKHCPVEAITLNDEIEFDRSKCIGCYGCANVCPKKAIKSASQTMIKSVNNVVQYRDRRKEPKVYI, encoded by the coding sequence AGAATATTGCAAAAGGAATTAAGAATGTTGAAGTTATAGAACATGACATGTTAAGACGAGAGAATAGAGAAAAAACCTATAACTTTACAAAGAATGATTTAATCATAATTGGTATGCCTACAGCCAGTAAACTATTTGGTCTTCCAAGTGAGATTATTAGCTCATTAAATGGTAATGATACTCCATTTGTGGGGGCAGTTACATGTGGTAATGGTTACTTTGGTAAAGGTCTTATTGTACTAAAAAAGGCAATGGAAGCAAGAGGTTTTAAAATGGTAGCAGGAGGAGGCTTTATAGGTCAATATTCATTCACATCAAAGGTTGCTACAGGTAGACCTGATGTAAAGGATGAAAAAGTACAAATTAAGTTTGGTGAAGATATATATAGAAAGGTTGTTGTTAGAAAAGATTATAGCTTTAATACTAAACTTAAAATCGACTGGCCTGATGAAGGGACATTCTCTACTATTAAATGTGCTCTCATATCTGCAGCACCTGGAATAGGAGGAAAACTTCCTTACTCCATGAATGAGTTATCTGTATCAGATGCTTGTATAAAATGTCGTAAATGTGTTAAACACTGTCCTGTAGAAGCTATTACGTTAAATGATGAGATTGAATTTGATAGAAGCAAGTGTATTGGATGTTATGGATGTGCTAATGTATGCCCCAAAAAGGCTATAAAATCAGCAAGTCAAACGATGATTAAATCTGTTAATAATGTTGTGCAGTATCGTGATAGAAGAAAAGAACCAAAAGTATATATTTAA